A genome region from Gadus macrocephalus chromosome 15, ASM3116895v1 includes the following:
- the prkn gene encoding E3 ubiquitin-protein ligase parkin, whose protein sequence is MLVFVRFNSGPGVAVEVDAGSSVGELKALVAQQQGLPAAGPLRLLFAGRELQDGGHPAAVCLQEFYLKCALHPTAEEDVSVALPLFITNHREVACIACTDVLSPVLVFQCADRHVICLECFRGYCLTRLNDRQFIHHPLIGYSLPCAAGCPDSLIKELHHFRVLGNEQYMRYHGYGAEECLLQMGGVLCPRAGCGAGLIPQAPPTQRVECEKINGLGCGLVFCRDCKEEYHEGECHMAASCSGDAATQCFVVDEGALQRSRWELASRDTIRETTKPCPQCGVPVEKNGGCMHMVCPRTQCSSEWCWICSVPWNRDCMANHWFG, encoded by the exons ATGCTGG tctttGTTCGTTTTAACTCGGGTCCgggcgtggcggtggaggtggacgcGGGCTCCAGTGTGGGCGAGCTGAAGGCGCTGGTGGCCCAGCAGCAGGGGCTCCCTGCTGCTGGGCCTCTGAGGCTGCTGTTCGCTGGCCGCGAGCTCCAGGACGGGGGACACCCTGCAG cTGTGTGTCTGCAGGAGTTCTACCTGAAGTGTGCTCTTCATCCTACGGCTGAGGAAGACGTGTCAGTGGCTCTGCCCCTCTTCATCACCAACCACAGGGAGGTGGCCTGCATCGCCTGCACCGACGTGct GAGTCCGGTCCTGGTGTTCCAGTGTGCTGACCGTCATGTCATCTGTCTGGAGTGTTTCCGTGGTTACTGCCTCACCAGACTGAACGACAGACAGTTCATCCACCATCCCTTGATTGGCTACTCACTGCCATGTGCAG ctGGGTGTCCAGACTCTCTTATTAAGGAGCTTCATCATTTCAGAGTCCTCGGGAATGAGCag TATATGCGTTACCATGGATACGGAGCAGAGGAGTGTCTGCTGCAGATGGGCGGGGTCTTGTGTCCGAGGGCAGGCTGTGGGGCGGGGCTTATCCCtcaagccccgcccacccagAGAGTGGAGTGCGAGAAGATCAACGGCCTGGGCTGTGGG CTTGTTTTCTGTCGGGACTGTAAGGAAGAGTACCATGAAGGGGAGTGTCATATGGCAGCTTCCTGCTCTGGGGACGCAGCTACGCAG TGTTTTGTGGTGGACGAGGGCGCCCTCCAGAGGAGCCGGTGGGAACTGGCGTCTCGCGACACCATCAGAGAGACCACCAAACCCTGTCCTCAGTGCGGAGTCCCAGTGGAGAAGAACG gaggTTGTATGCACATGGTGTGTCCGAGGACACAGTGTTCCAGTGAGTGGTGCTGGATCTGCTCTGTGCCCTGGAACAGAGACTGCATGGCCAACCATTGGTTTGGATGA
- the LOC132472954 gene encoding protein quaking-B, with the protein MPLIRQIQTVMPNGAPHPGGATLLPQGPEGGLIYASPYDYPYALAPAGSLVEYPLDSAGVLGKHLQPCSCECSPTPHHHHHHQLHAQWSPHPHAAAPAHLLDPRPPTPDPPTPNP; encoded by the coding sequence ATGCCGCTGATCCGCCAGATCCAGACGGTGATGCCCAACGGGGCCCCCCACCCGGGCGGGGCCACGCTGCTGCCCCAGGGCCCTGAGGGGGGCCTGATCTACGCCTCGCCCTACGACTACCCGTACGCGCTGGCGCCGGCCGGCTCCCTGGTGGAGTACCCCCTGGACTCGGCCGGGGTGCTAGGTAAGCACCTGCAGCCCTGCTCCTGTGAGTGCTCGCccacaccccaccaccaccaccaccaccagctgcaCGCCCAGTggagcccccacccccacgctGCTGCTCCGGCACACCTCCTAGACCCCCGacccccgacccctgaccccccgacCCCGAACCCCTGA